From the Huiozyma naganishii CBS 8797 chromosome 2, complete genome genome, one window contains:
- the KNAG0B06900 gene encoding uncharacterized protein (similar to Saccharomyces cerevisiae YJR142W; ancestral locus Anc_4.378): protein MVVVQKDAQGRQVICRTDADEKEGFTFLSIMDKVDVFPPDYEQLDGFKENVYYLVTHHDVKVGFVCRFVLEEMMTVVPTSLFQETFTVDNERHFIRFNSEIFETRNTQLDQIARLMQKNPQSKIQGLKGWRDEQYAIWIKKTPYVLVERALSGALGIITLGAHINGYVIDYATQEIKLWISRRAATKPTWPLMLDNIIAGGLGYPYGPYETAVKESLEEANLEKPIIERYLKSVGVVSYFYYQGNAQKDMFNSEGSFITGEAQFLYDLELPPTVIPEPNDGEVDSFTLMSLQEVVDALKNGEFKPNCAMVTLEFLIRHGYVTAENEPNYLTILSKMHRRFPFPTLS, encoded by the coding sequence ATGGTTGTGGTGCAGAAAGACGCCCAAGGAAGGCAGGTAATTTGCAGGACCGATGCCGATGAAAAAGAAGGGTTTACCTTCCTATCGATAATGGACAAGGTCGATGTATTCCCGCCTGATTATGAGCAGCTGGACGGGTTTAAAGAGAACGTTTACTATTTAGTGACTCATCATGACGTTAAAGTAGGTTTTGTGTGTAGATTTGTGCTTGAAGAGATGATGACTGTGGTGCCCACTTctctgtttcaagaaacATTTACTGTAGACAACGAAAGACACTTCATTCGGTTCAATTCCgaaatctttgaaaccaGAAACACGCAGCTTGATCAGATAGCCAGATTGATGCAGAAAAACCCACAGTCAAAGATTCAAGGATTGAAGGGTTGGAGAGACGAACAATACGCGATCTGGATCAAGAAAACCCCGTACGTTCTTGTCGAGCGTGCTTTATCCGGTGCCCTCGGGATCATTACATTAGGAGCCCACATCAATGGGTATGTAATTGATTACGCTACTCAAGAAATTAAACTGTGGATCTCGAGAAGAGCCGCTACAAAACCCACCTGGCCTCTTATGTTAGACAATATCATTGCTGGTGGGCTCGGATATCCGTATGGACCTTACGAAACTGCAGTTAAGGAAAGTTTGGAGGAAGCCAATTTAGAAAAACCGATCATAGAAAGATACCTTAAATCTGTTGGGGTAGTTTCTTATTTCTACTATCAAGGTAACGCACAAAAGGACATGTTCAACTCAGAGGGCTCCTTCATTACTGGAGAAGCGCAGTTTCTGTACGACTTGGAACTACCTCCAACCGTGATTCCCGAACCAAACGACGGTGAAGTAGACTCATTTACTCTCATGTCGCTACAAGAGGTGGTGGATGCATTGAAAAACGGTGAATTTAAGCCCAATTGCGCTATGGTAACACTGGAGTTCCTTATCAGACATGGCTATGTCACGGCCGAAAATGAGCCTAATTATCTTACAATCTTGAGTAAGATGCATAGACGCTTCCCTTTCCCAACGTTAAGCTAA
- the PMT4 gene encoding dolichyl-phosphate-mannose-protein mannosyltransferase (similar to Saccharomyces cerevisiae PMT4 (YJR143C); ancestral locus Anc_4.379) codes for MAVAKRSGGKTAPPVDVDDSQIKYSKGKSNFEQLGAKWLLREKPSPASHYRVLCAIVTVAAFVARFYKIWYPKEVVFDEVHFGKFASYYLERSFFFDVHPPFAKMAIAFIGWLCGYNGAFKFDDIGDSYETNPAPYLAYRSFNAILGTLTIPLMFNTLKELNFHATTCAFGAALVALDNAHVLETRLILLDAILIISVAASVYCYVRFYKAQLTKPFSRSWFIWLYATGLSLSFVISTKYVGVMTYATIGIAVVMNLWQLLDIRSGLSLRIFARHFIARLNGLIVVPFVVYLFWFYIHFSILNTSGPGDSFMSAKFQETLADSPSSAFTKQVNYYDVITIKHKDTSTFLHSHLATYPLRYEDGRISSEGQQVTGYSIEDDFNNEWEVVPIVEKERTDGLLLGDHFRLRHIATNTYLLTHDVASPLYPTNEEVTTVDEEHANGENYQETIFEFQPLQKGDIGHNIRTNTTTFRILHIDTTVALWSHNDELLPEWGFQQQEVNGNKNINDDGNKWVVSKILNLDEERKEYVPKKVKKQSFFTKWFELQKLMFEHNNNLSSEHPFASEPQSWPGSLSGVSFWVKDSEKKQIYFTGNIIGFWLEVISLCLFVGIIIADLITRQRAYYAINKITREKLYGPLAFLFCGWLAHYLPFFLMARQKFLHHYLPAHLIAALFTAGLWEVVFSDCKSINVEKDENEEGAAFELTPKIYYFLLNFFFFVAILAILSFFVFFAPLVYGDTALSPKEIQMRQWFDIKLNFAK; via the coding sequence ATGGCTGTAGCGAAGAGAAGTGGCGGCAAGACCGCGCCGCCCGTCGATGTAGACGACTCTCAAATCAAGTACTCAAAAGGTAAGTCCAATTTTGAGCAATTGGGCGCTAAATGGCTACTACGCGAAAAACCATCGCCAGCTTCACATTACAGGGTGCTGTGTGCCATTGTGACAGTTGCTGCCTTTGTTGCTAGATTTTACAAGATTTGGTACCCTAAGGAGGTTGTCTTTGATGAGGTCCATTTCGGTAAATTTGCATCTTATTATCTGGAgagaagtttcttctttgatgtTCATCCACCTTTCGCAAAGATGGCCATTGCCTTCATTGGGTGGTTGTGTGGATACAACGGTGCTTTCAAGTTTGACGATATTGGGGATAGCTATGAAACCAATCCTGCCCCATACCTGGCCTACCGTTCCTTCAACGCCATCCTTGGTACGCTGACAATTCCTCTAATGTTCAATactttgaaggaattgaacTTCCATGCTACGACTTGCGCATTTGGAGCCGCATTGGTTGCTCTTGATAATGCACATGTTCTCGAGACACGTTTGATTTTATTGGATGCCATCTTGATCATTTCCGTGGCTGCATCTGTCTACTGCTATGTCAGATTTTACAAAGCCCAGTTGACTAAACCATTTTCGAGAAGCTGGTTTATTTGGTTGTACGCTACTGGCTTGTCGCTGTCATTCGTGATATCTACGAAATATGTTGGTGTTATGACGTATGCAACTATTGGTATTGCTGTTGTCATGAACCTATGGCAACTATTAGATATCCGTTCCGGGTTGTCTTTAAGAATTTTTGCAAGACACTTTATTGCCAGACTTAATGGGTTAATTGTCGTACCCTTTGTCGTCTATCTATTTTGGTTCTACATCCACTTTTCGATCTTAAATACATCTGGACCCGGTGACAGTTTTATGTCCGCCAAATTCCAGGAGACTCTGGCAGACTCTCCCTCTTCCGCGTTTACCAAACAAGTTAACTACTACGATGTGATTACCATCAAACATAAGGACACATCAACTTTTCTACATTCGCACTTAGCGACTTATCCGTTGCGTTACGAAGACGGACGTATTTCGTCAGAGGGCCAGCAAGTTACCGGCTATTCTATCGAAGATGATTTCAATAACGAATGGGAAGTCGTACCAATAGTTGAAAAGGAGAGGACTGATGGGCTACTATTGGGGGATCATTTCAGACTGAGACACATCGCCACCAATACCTACCTACTTACACACGATGTTGCATCCCCATTATACCCTACCAACGAAGAGGTCACCactgttgatgaagagcACGCCAACGGTGAAAACTACCAAGAGACAATTTTCGAGTTCCAACCATTACAGAAGGGTGATATAGGCCACAACATCAGAACAAATACCACTACTTTCCGTATTCTACACATCGACACTACTGTGGCCCTATGGTCTCACAATGACGAATTGCTTCCAGAGTGGGGGTTCCAGCAGCAAGAGGTTAACGGgaacaaaaatataaacGATGATGGGAACAAGTGGGTTGTCTCTAAGATCCTAAACCTGGATGAAGAGAGGAAAGAGTACGTTCCTAAGAAGGTCAAAAAGCAATCCTTTTTCACGAAATGGTTCGAACTACAAAAATTGATGTTCgaacacaacaacaacctATCGTCTGAACATCCTTTTGCATCTGAACCACAATCTTGGCCTGGTAGCTTGAGTGGTGTCTCTTTTTGGGTTAAGGACTCcgaaaagaagcaaatcTATTTCACTGGTAATATAATTGGGTTCTGGTTGGAAGTCATTTCGCTATGCCTATTCGTTGGGATTATTATTGCCGATTTGATCACCAGGCAACGTGCGTACTATGCAATCAATAAAATAACAAGGGAAAAATTGTACGGTCCACTGGCGTTCCTTTTCTGTGGATGGCTGGCCCATTATTTGCCATTCTTCCTCATGGCGCGTCAAAAGTTTCTGCACCATTACTTACCTGCGCACCTCATTGCGGCGTTGTTTACCGCTGGTCTATGGGAAGTTGTATTTAGTGATTGCAAGTCTATTAATGTTGAAAAGGACGAAAATGAGGAAGGTGCTGCATTTGAACTCACCCCCAAAATTTACTATTTTTTACtgaacttctttttctttgtggCGATTTTGGCAATCCTAtccttcttcgtctttttTGCTCCTTTAGTATATGGTGATACAGCCCTTTCACCAAAGGAGATTCAAATGAGGCAATGGTTTGATATCAAATTGAACTTTGCCAAATAA
- the HIR3 gene encoding Hir3p (similar to Saccharomyces cerevisiae HIR3 (YJR140C); ancestral locus Anc_4.375) — MSTFDAVNLSPLEELNETEEHSRELQIEEGFKIYQEALMAMKEAQFELSDNKFTLLFQLNIMQPDKWGFYRYNSPTLDRLRYLSYRNRGMLYYRWLIHRSELDEKESIGSADIVTDILKVIENLVESLQHSDADTSVSELLLELFHAFKSQRLKRLILETELNKRDNRLFLVRGRRRCTVLPQLKNIIGQYKTLLFDIGDPITKEKPTSTLRPTLNSILSEIYQLKTEDEITMKKTDCQEILLKTLDWDVFIKSIRELMPSIKFSSLFSRNSDPYSELDFPIESLKFNIEVPTGEKFCEEAQSVESMPRPKNTDDDLVISGGDGAAKDIKQENDSLESAPKNENQSNSIVQGADDALRKGTKRSNDNNDTPRQRSSKRFKERNSSEDVMPIGDSNNSAHINLFLNLESLMKTVGCGELPLKYEQLSVSVDGATGSSNMQYICRIVFDCLKNWSTWHTNIYNKKSVTTTVDENVKLNSLLKSNTLDESESAQASMPPLSAMKLEILLNDVNKQMPHFHELRFLILSFLLGQNSDERLVVDYIWTPELFKMVQWFVMSIESNLYSYFVENISQNWHFALSVYEILVNMAGSLAEEMALKKSQGNKTSELRTQMNKLEKKIERLSVLLSANEKELKAQETVCMKWVHYSLLQYSKGTTNGQLMEALESLSELLQSLPPTFNVIYPNYQYISNLSAGAISSQLRKLKMVESLTFDKSDSTDDTPGSIEHIKLLESVLSYCLTSSKDDNMILNKDMVEFILKSPFTLKIRLWDILFSHYLKMDDRLAVLRTYFGILQLLIDEILSFETREEKSMDSSISNLLTALSTIGSFTGRVVNFLQSNHWELSDGAVDESRMRTLLQAFFLFYLLFFYGGTSTDNNTKSFFERATKSSARMKEQTTSLISLIIVYFHSLSKKLNTDTDGVHTINLISCFHEFLGHFLCCDAAHTSFLLIAETLLCKFTNELSYMHLKQIMWCRYHFLISGDGHSVSQHPTHPNKMEKSNALTVGVYLIKLNYRTVNPLLLSTNKTSLKQVLDTIIETIGDPLEVNDYCIVKNKHSLKDYLNSPITTTLFQDALKGANNIKFTTPNIPLSQAMDTGLFYVVSVHSLNQYMIRKKSMQARPSELDAIIKTLKCDIIYNTSRFESWYLLGKCFSYIVEDDLIWTADKLAILDKKRMVALAQRKSILCYIKSLTIYHSRNEVSDGDEKILQMVLEALGNELTNGYYKPMNKLCFCWRQSDSILRMNENFFVSEENAADISTISDFNIEQAILLCLTQANNLEQQSCNWANYLAISKTLSKLNREESQEPTIENILESCRRAIKDSEGKDFILEPHYMLIKTCYKLVKRLVLGPKKALNIMEFDKEVLGQNAEFWTIDENTSGNERIEKEFYHKVIAVLRHLITLDRRKWHHRPQYRIAKILFEDFDDVTGALEEMNKVVSLKSSKNLVSIWKPEYERPGKHFVYAYEYVVFYIKLLFERSDYNSIAQLLKKIRRFSSGMLYVPEATDIAIKAYVKAAVKKLDIDEKYIEHLLPILSYQDFLHYSVQLQKEFVTSKYSDEHLMGLKLSFQLKKGNNGIAFDLVCLSIYFKYFYLPFLGEKKGTDNVCGSIAEEATPPMMPLPTFPDKPTPINNTNNKAISTRKRVSKKETFDRIKSLVEKIPDEK; from the coding sequence ATGTCTACCTTTGACGCTGTAAATTTGTCGCCCCTTGAGGAGCTGAACGAAACCGAAGAACACTCTAGAGAGTTGcaaattgaagaagggTTCAAGATCTACCAAGAGGCTCTGATGGCAATGAAGGAGGCCCAATTTGAACTCTCGGACAACAAGTTTACTCTTTTGTTCCAGTTGAACATCATGCAACCGGACAAGTGGGGTTTCTATCGATACAACTCGCCTACATTGGACAGACTACGATATTTGTCTTACAGGAACCGAGGGATGCTATATTATCGATGGTTGATACATAGAAGTGAATTGGACGAGAAGGAGAGCATTGGATCAGCTGATATTGTCACTGACATCTTAAAGGTTATTGAGAATCTGGTCGAATCACTCCAACACAGTGATGCTGATACAAGCGTCTCTGAACTCCTTTTGGAGCTTTTCCACGCTTTCAAGTCTCAGCGGTTGAAACGGTTAATCCTGGAAACTGAACTGAATAAACGCGATAACCGGCTGTTTTTGGTACGTGGGAGGCGTAGATGTACCGTTCTACCCCAATTGAAAAACATTATCGGTCAATACAAGACATTGCTTTTTGATATTGGTGATCCCATAACCAAAGAAAAGCCAACTTCAACATTGCGACCCACACTAAACTCGATTCTTTCAGAGATTTATCAGCTGAAAACTGAAGATGAAATAACTATGAAGAAAACGGACTGCCAGGAAATCCTCTTAAAAACACTTGATTGGGATGTTTTCATAAAATCCATAAGAGAATTGATGCCCTCCATCAAGTTCTCGTCACTATTTAGTAGGAATTCCGATCCGTATAGTGAACTTGACTTTCCAATAGAAAGCTTGAAGTTTAATATTGAGGTACCGACGGGCGAAAAATTTTGCGAAGAAGCACAATCTGTTGAAAGTATGCCAAGACCCAAAAACACAGATGACGATCTCGTGATTTCTGGAGGTGATGGGGCTGCCAAAGACATAAAACAAGAGAATGATAGTTTGGAGAGTGCTCCGAAGAACGAAAACCAATCGAATTCTATTGTACAAGGGGCAGATGATGCTCTGAGAAAAGGTACAAAACGTTCGAACGATAATAATGATACCCCAAGACAGAGAAGTAGCaaaagattcaaagaaCGCAACAGTTCAGAAGATGTTATGCCGATAGGCGACTCAAATAACTCTGCACATATCaacctttttttgaatctgGAATCCCTTATGAAAACTGTCGGATGTGGTGAACTACCTTTAAAGTACGAACAATTATCTGTTAGTGTTGACGGTGCAACGGGATCTTCGAACATGCAGTACATTTGCCGCATAGTCTTCGACTGCTTAAAAAACTGGAGCACGTGGCACACTAACATATATAACAAGAAGTCTGTCACAACAACCGTGGACGAGAACGTGAAGTTAAATTCCTTATTAAAATCAAACACATTGGATGAAAGCGAGAGTGCACAAGCTTCGATGCCACCATTATCAGCTATGAAATTAGAAATTCTTTTGAACGATGTGAATAAACAAATGCCACACTTTCACGAATTGAGGTTTTTGATCTTaagttttcttcttggacaaaATTCTGATGAAAGATTAGTAGTTGATTACATATGGACTCCAGAATTATTTAAGATGGTCCAATGGTTTGTTATGAGTATTGAATCAAATCTCTACAGCTATTTTGTGGAAAATATTTCACAGAACTGGCACTTTGCCCTTTCGGTATACGAAATTCTTGTTAATATGGCAGGTAGCTTGGCGGAAGAAATGGCCCTAAAAAAGTCACAAGGGAACAAGACATCTGAACTCAGGACACAGATGaacaaactggaaaaaaaaattgaaagacTTTCTGTCCTATTATCTGCAAATGAAAAGGAACTGAAGGCCCAAGAAACAGTTTGTATGAAGTGGGTTCATTATTCGTTATTGCAGTATAGCAAGGGTACCACCAATGGGCAGTTAATGGAAGCGTTGGAGTCACTTTCCgagcttcttcaaagccttCCACCAACTTTCAATGTGATTTATCCAAATTATCAATATATTTCTAATTTGAGTGCTGGTGCAATCAGCTCACAGCTGAGGAAGCTGAAGATGGTTGAAAGTCTGACTTTTGATAAAAGTGACTCTACTGATGATACACCAGGTAGTATTGAACATATAAAACTACTGGAATCAGTGCTCTCGTATTGTCTAACTTCAAGCAAAGACGATAATATGATATTAAACAAGGACATGGTAGAATTCATTCTTAAGTCTCCATTCACACTAAAGATTAGGTTATGGGACATATTGTTTTCCCACTACCTAAAAATGGACGATAGGCTCGCAGTTTTGAGGACGTATTTTGGTATTCTACAACTGTTAATAGACGAAATTCTTTCATTTGAAACCAGAGAGGAGAAGTCAATGGACTCAAGCATTTCCAATCTTTTAACAGCTCTTTCAACAATCGGAAGTTTTACAGGTCGGGTGGTAAACTTTCTTCAATCAAATCACTGGGAATTGAGTGATGGCGCTGTTGATGAAAGTAGAATGAGAACTTTATTGCAAGCcttttttctgttttacctgctctttttttacGGAGGCACTTCTACTGATAATAATACCAAGtctttctttgaaagagctACAAAATCCTCTGCAAGAATGAAAGAACAAACAACGTCATTGATAAGTTTGATTATCGTTTACTTCcattctctttcaaaaaaattgaacactGATACTGATGGTGTGCATACAATAAATCTGATATCCTGCTTCCACGAGTTTCTAGGTCATTTTCTGTGCTGTGATGCAGCGCACACTAGCTTTTTGCTGATTGCAGAAACATTATTATGCAAATTCACCAATGAACTGTCATACATGCATCTGAAACAGATTATGTGGTGCCGATACCACTTTCTGATATCTGGCGATGGTCATAGTGTTTCGCAACACCCAACCCATCCCAACAAGATGGAAAAATCCAATGCATTAACAGTGGGGGTGTATTTAATAAAACTGAATTATCGCACTGTAAACCCGTTGCTATTATCCACTAATAAAACATCATTGAAACAAGTACTTGATACTATCATCGAAACCATTGGAGATCCTTTAGAAGTCAATGACTATTGTATCGTCAAGAATAAACATTCATTGAAAGACTATTTGAATTCTCCTATAACTACCACTCTGTTCCAAGATGCACTGAAAGGAGCAAATAACATCAAATTCACAACCCCGAACATACCACTATCTCAAGCTATGGACACAGGACTTTTTTATGTGGTTAGCGTACATTCGCTCAATCAATATATGATTCGCAAAAAGTCTATGCAGGCGCGACCTTCCGAATTAGACGCCATCATCAAGACGCTCAAATGTGATATCATATATAACACCAGtcgttttgaaagttggTATCTTCTAGGGAAATGTTTCAGCTACATAGTTGAGGATGATTTGATATGGACGGCAGACAAACTTGCTATCCTTGACAAGAAGCGAATGGTAGCCCTTGCTCAACGGAAGTCAATACTGTGCTATATTAAGTCGTTGACGATATACCATTCCAGGAATGAGGTGTCGGACGGGGATGAGAAAATTCTGCAAATGGTTTTAGAAGCTCTTGGGAACGAATTAACCAATGGATATTATAAACCTATGAATAAGCTATGCTTTTGTTGGAGACAATCTGACTCTATTTTGAGAATGAACGAAAACTTTTTTGTCTCTGAGGAGAATGCTGCAGATATATCAACAATATCTGACTTTAATATAGAGCAAGCAATCCTCCTCTGCTTGACTCAAGCTAATAATCTGGAACAACAATCGTGTAACTGGGCGAATTACTTGGCAATATCTAAGACATTATCTAAACTGAACAGAGAAGAATCTCAGGAACCCACTATTGAGAATATCTTGGAGTCGTGCCGGCGTGCCATAAAGGATTCAGAGGGAAAGGATTTTATTCTTGAACCTCATTACATGTTGATAAAAACGTGTTACAAGCTGGTTAAAAGGTTAGTCTTGGGGCCGAAAAAGGCTTTAAATATAATGGAATTCGATAAAGAAGTGTTGGGCCAGAACGCGGAATTCTGGACTATTGACGAGAACACTTCAGGGAATGAGAGAATAGAAAAGGAATTTTACCATAAAGTTATAGCCGTGCTGAGACACTTAATTACTCTGGacagaagaaagtggcacCACAGACCGCAGTATCGTATCGCAAAGATActatttgaagattttgacGATGTGACTGGAGCCTTAGAAGAGATGAACAAAGTTGTTTCACTAAAGAGCAGTAAAAACTTGGTCTCAATTTGGAAACCTGAATATGAAAGACCGGGAAAGCATTTTGTTTACGCCTATGAGTACGTTGTGTTCTATATCAAACTCCTCTTTGAACGCAGCGATTATAACTCTATAGCGCAactcttgaaaaaaattagaaGGTTTAGTTCAGGAATGCTTTACGTGCCCGAAGCGACAGATATTGCTATAAAAGCTTACGTCAAGGCTGCCGTCAAGAAGTTGGATATTGACGAGAAGTATATCGAACACTTACTCCCTATCCTAAGTTATCAAGACTTTTTGCATTACAGCGTACAGCTTCAAAAGGAGTTCGTGACCTCAAAATACTCGGACGAGCATCTTATGGGCCTGAAACTATCATTTCAGCTGAAAAAGGGAAACAATGGTATAGCCTTCGATTTGGTATGCCTTTCAATATACTTCAAGTATTTCTACCTTCCTTTTCTAGGCGAGAAGAAAGGGACAGATAACGTTTGTGGAAGTATAGCCGAAGAGGCAACTCCGCCAATGATGCCGTTACCAACTTTCCCTGATAAGCCTACGCCAATTAATAATACAAATAACAAAGCCATCTCAACGAGAAAGCGTGTGAGCAAAAAGGAAACATTTGACAGGATCAAATCACTTGTGGAAAAGATACCAGATGAAAAGTGA
- the IPA1 gene encoding putative polyadenylation protein (similar to Saccharomyces cerevisiae YJR141W; ancestral locus Anc_4.376), which translates to MRYLIESLPRIGSVGVYVDDVEELVLKELGPKALTVSYRGKHMSLVVKKTISLPVNISLSQNGVPTSFKYNEQGTFTLRLRVRSESVNATDSLAPSSEKFLWDKTQLNEMGAFCFRCLHCDAPVLDSVTNCLKLNNMPSEYWAELMDYWHCHKPDSRDPNISAKYGALKPLLNELLIGESFLETSPATVAGSTEVNDLRVNCSKCGTKLGELTKDGLYKFYKWQLKLYDNSKMCEYLFNPRDDVILQLLSYIRGYSGRYILLSSRQNPNIMLWVFALDIGVSFTDGKNFPQAVKILYTTDASQFDTIKKAHNVHELGVHDTPYTAFVTDLAQNHESLPEAAQKFDIWDTSYLPMP; encoded by the coding sequence ATGCGGTACCTGATAGAGTCGTTGCCACGTATTGGAAGTGTTGGAGTCTATGTAGATGATGTTGAAGAGCTAGTATTGAAAGAGCTGGGCCCCAAAGCACTCACAGTGAGTTACCGTGGGAAACACATGTCCTTAGTGGTTAAGAAGACGATTTCTTTACCTGTAAACATATCCCTCTCACAAAATGGAGTTCCTACTTCTTTTAAGTACAATGAACAAGGGACATTTACGCTGAGGTTGAGGGTGCGATCTGAATCGGTAAATGCTACTGACTCTTTAGCCCCGTCGTCAGAAAAGTTTCTGTGGGATAAAACTCAATTGAATGAAATGGGTGCTTTTTGCTTCCGCTGCCTGCATTGCGACGCGCCAGTACTAGATAGCGTAACAAACTGTCTTAAACTTAACAATATGCCGTCGGAGTACTGGGCTGAATTGATGGATTATTGGCACTGCCATAAACCTGACAGCAGAGATCCAAATATTTCCGCAAAGTATGGCGCTTTGAAACCGCTGTTAAATGAGCTGTTGATCGGGGAGTCCTTTTTAGAAACCAGTCCTGCCACCGTAGCTGGGAGTACTGAAGTAAATGATTTGAGGGTAAACTGTTCGAAATGTGGTACAAAACTTGGTGAGTTAACTAAGGATGGTCTATACAAATTCTACAAATGGCAACTGAAACTTTACGACAATTCTAAAATGTGTGAATACCTCTTTAACCCGAGAGACGATGTAATACTACAACTTTTGAGTTACATCAGAGGGTACTCGGGAAGATACATTCTTTTGAGTTCGCGACAAAACCCGAACATTATGCTATGGGTATTTGCACTAGACATCGGCGTCTCTTTCACTGATGGCAAGAATTTTCCACAAGCAGTTAAGATTTTATACACCACAGACGCATCACAGTTTGATACAATCAAAAAGGCCCATAATGTGCATGAACTCGGAGTCCATGATACCCCCTATACTGCGTTTGTGACGGACCTGGCACAGAACCACGAGTCTTTGCCTGAGGCAGCACAAAAGTTTGATATATGGGATACCAGCTACCTACCGATGCCGTAG
- the RPS4A gene encoding 40S ribosomal eS4 domain-containing protein (similar to Saccharomyces cerevisiae RPS4B (YHR203C) and RPS4A (YJR145C); ancestral locus Anc_4.382), which produces MARGPKKHLKRLAAPNHWLLDKLTGCYAPRPSAGPHKLRESLPLIVFLRNRLKYALNGREVKAILMERHVQSGR; this is translated from the exons ATGGCTAGAGGACC aaagaaacatCTTAAGAGACTAGCAGCTCCAAACCACTGGTTGTTGGACAAGCTGACCGGCTGTTATGCCCCAAGACCTTCTGCCGGTCCACACAAGTTGCGTGAATCTCTACCTTTGATCGTCTTCCTAAGAAACAGATTAAAGTATGCCTTGAACGGTCGTGAAGTCAAGGCCATCCTGATGGAAAGACACGTACAAAGTGGACGGTAA